Proteins encoded within one genomic window of Felis catus isolate Fca126 chromosome C1, F.catus_Fca126_mat1.0, whole genome shotgun sequence:
- the ATP1A1 gene encoding sodium/potassium-transporting ATPase subunit alpha-1 has product MGKGVGRDKYEPAAVSEHGDKKKAKKERDMDELKKEVSMDDHKLSLDELHRKYGTDLSRGLTTARAAEILARDGPNALTPPPTTPEWVKFCRQLFGGFSMLLWIGAILCFLAYGIQAATEEEPQNDNLYLGVVLSAVVIITGCFSYYQEAKSSKIMESFKNMVPQQALVIRNGEKMSINAEEVVVGDLVEVKGGDRIPADLRIISANGCKVDNSSLTGESEPQTRSPDFTNENPLETRNIAFFSTNCVEGTARGIVVYTGDRTVMGRIATLASGLEGGQTPIAAEIEHFIHIITGVAVFLGVSFFILSLILEYTWLEAVIFLIGIIVANVPEGLLATVTVCLTLTAKRMARKNCLVKNLEAVETLGSTSTICSDKTGTLTQNRMTVAHMWFDNQIHEADTTENQSGVSFDKSSATWLALSRIAGLCNRAVFQANQENLPILKRAVAGDASESALLKCIELCCGSVKEMRDRYTKIVEIPFNSTNKYQLSIHKNPNTSEPRHLLVMKGAPERILDRCSSILLHGKEQPLDEELKDAFQNAYLELGGLGERVLGFCHLYLPDEQFPEGFQFDTDDVNFPVENLCFVGLISMIDPPRAAVPDAVGKCRSAGIKVIMVTGDHPITAKAIAKGVGIISEGNETVEDIAARLNIPVSQVNPRDAKACVVHGSDLKDMTSEQLDDILKYHTEIVFARTSPQQKLIIVEGCQRQGAIVAVTGDGVNDSPALKKADIGVAMGIAGSDVSKQAADMILLDDNFASIVTGVEEGRLIFDNLKKSIAYTLTSNIPEITPFLIFIIANIPLPLGTVTILCIDLGTDMVPAISLAYEQAESDIMKRQPRNPKTDKLVNERLISMAYGQIGMIQALGGFFTYFVILAENGFLPTHLLGLRVDWDDRWINDVEDSYGQQWTYEQRKIVEFTCHTAFFVSIVVVQWADLVICKTRRNSVFQQGMKNKILIFGLFEETALAAFLSYCPGMGVALRMYPLKPTWWFCAFPYSLLIFVYDEVRKLIIRRRPGGWVEKETYY; this is encoded by the exons GTTGGACGTGATAAATATGAACCTGCGGCTGTTTCAGAGCATGGCGACAAAAAGAAGGCCAAGAAAGAGAGGGATATGGATGAATTGAAGAAAGAAGTTTCTATG GATGACCATAAACTTAGCCTTGACGAACTTCACCGCAAATATGGAACAGACCTGAGCCGA GGCTTAACAACCGCTCGAGCTGCTGAGATCCTGGCCCGAGACGGCCCCAACGCCCTCACCCCACCGCCCACCACTCCCGAATGGGTCAAGTTCTGTCGGCAACTGTTTGGGGGGTTCTCAATGTTGCTGTGGATTGGAGCGATTCTTTGTTTCTTAGCTTACGGCATCCAGGCCGCCACAGAAGAGGAACCTCAAAATGATAAC CTGTATCTTGGCGTGGTCCTCTCCGCTGTCGTCATCATAACTGGGTGTTTCTCCTACTATCAAGAGGCTAAAAGTTCAAAGATCATGGAATCCTTCAAAAACATGGTCCCTCAG CAAGCCCTTGTGATTCGAAACGGTGAGAAAATGAGCATCAATGCCGAGGAGGTTGTAGTCGGGGATCTGGTGGAAGTGAAAGGAGGAGACCGAATCCCCGCAGATCTCAGAATCATATCTGCCAACGGCTGCAAG GTGGACAACTCCTCGCTCACTGGCGAATCAGAGCCCCAGACCAGGTCTCCGGACTTCACAAATGAAAACCCCCTAGAGACGAGGAACATCGCCTTCTTTTCAACCAACTGTGTGGAAG GCACCGCACGTGGCATTGTCGTGTACACTGGGGATCGCACGGTGATGGGAAGAATCGCGACACTCGCGTCCGGGCTGGAAGGCGGCCAGACCCCCATCGCTGCCGAAATTGAGCATTTTATCCACATCATCacgggtgtggctgtgttcctgGGTGTGtccttcttcattctttctctgaTCCTCGAGTACACCTGGCTCGAGGCCGTCATCTTTCTCATCGGTATCATTGTAGCCAACGTGCCAGAGGGTTTGCTGGCCACTGTCACG GTATGTCTGACCCTCACTGCCAAACGCATGGCAAGGAAAAACTGCTTGGTGAAGAACTTAGAAGCCGTGGAGACCTTGGGGTCTACGTCCACCATCTGCTCGGATAAAACTGGAACCCTCACCCAGAACCGGATGACAGTGGCCCACATGTGGTTCGACAATCAGATCCACGAAGCCGACACGACAGAGAATCAGAGCG GTGTGTCGTTCGACAAGAGTTCAGCCACCTGGCTCGCTCTGTCCAGGATCGCGGGTCTTTGTAACAGGGCGGTGTTTCAGGCTAACCAGGAAAACCTGCCTATCCTCAAG CGGGCAGTTGCAGGCGACGCCTCGGAGTCCGCGCTCTTGAAATGCATTGAGCTGTGCTGTGGCTCTGTGAAGGAGATGAGAGACAGATACACCAAAATCGTGGAGATACCCTTCAACTCCACCAACAAGTACCAG CTGTCCATCCATAAGAACCCCAACACGTCTGAGCCCCGGCACCTGCTGGTGATGAAGGGCGCCCCGGAGAGGATCCTGGACCGCTGTAGCTCCATCCTCCTGCACGGCAAGGAGCAGCCCCTGGACGAGGAGCTGAAGGACGCCTTTCAGAACGCCTACCTGGAGCTAGGTGGCCTCGGAGAGCGTGTGCTAG GTTTCTGCCACCTTTATCTGCCAGACGAACAGTTTCCTGAAGGCTTCCAGTTTGACACTGATGATGTGAATTTCCCTGTGGAAAACCTCTGCTTCGTGGGGCTCATCTCCATGATCGATCCTCCTCGGGCTGCTGTTCCCGATGCCGTGGGCAAATGCCGAAGTGCTGGAATTAAG GTTATAATGGTCACTGGAGACCACCCCATCACAGCCAAAGCCATTGCCAAGGGTGTGGGCATCATCTCAGAAGGCAACGAGACCGTGGAAGACATTGCTGCCCGCCTCAACATCCCAGTGAGCCAGGTGAACCCCAG AGATGCCAAGGCCTGCGTGGTCCACGGAAGCGACCTGAAGGACATGACCTCCGAGCAGCTGGATGACATTCTGAAGTACCACACGGAGATCGTGTTTGCCAGGACCTCTCCTCAGCAGAAGCTTATCATCGTGGAAGGCTGCCAGAGACAG GGGGCTATCGTGGCCGTGACTGGCGATGGTGTGAATGACTCTCCAGCCTTGAAGAAGGCAGACATCGGGGTTGCCATGGGGATCGCTGGCTCTGACGTGTCTAAGCAAGCTGCCGACATGATTCTTCTGGATGACAACTTTGCGTCCATTGTGACTGGAGTCGAAGAAG GTCGTCTGATCTTTGATAACTTGAAGAAATCCATTGCCTACACCCTGACCAGTAACATTCCAGAGATCACCCCCTTCCTGATATTTATTATTGCAAACATTCCACTACCACTGGGGACCGTCACCATCCTCTGCATTGACTTGGGCACGGACATG gttccTGCCATCTCCCTGGCTTACGAGCAAGCTGAGAGCGACATCATGAAGAGACAGCCCAGAAACCCCAAGACGGACAAGCTTGTGAACGAGCGGCTGATCAGCATGGCCTACGGGCAGATCG GGATGATCCAGGCTCTGGGAGGCTTCTTCACTTACTTCGTGATCCTGGCTGAGAACGGCTTCCTCCCGACCCACCTGCTGGGGCTCCGCGTGGACTGGGATGACCGCTGGATCAACGACGTAGAGGACAGCTACGGGCAGCAGTGG ACGTACGAACAGAGGAAAATCGTGGAGTTCACTTGCCACACGGCCTTCTTCGTCAGCATCGTGGTGGTGCAGTGGGCTGACCTGGTCATCTGTAAGACCCGGAGGAACTCTGTCTTCCAGCAGGGGATGAA GAACAAGATCTTAATATTCGGCCTCTTTGAAGAGACGGCCCTTGCTGCCTTCCTTTCCTACTGCCCTGGAATGGGCGTGGCCCTGAGGATGTACCCCCTCAA ACCTACCTGGTGGTTCTGTGCCTTCCCCTACTCTCTTCTCATCTTCGTGTACGACGAAGTCCGAAAACTCATCATCAGGCGACGCCCTGGCG GCTGGGTAGAGAAGGAAACCTACTACTAG